The following are encoded together in the Gemmatimonadaceae bacterium genome:
- a CDS encoding DEAD/DEAH box helicase: MPKRPLVSPVLEPFHPLVREWFRETLGAPSAPQEQGWPAIASGEHTLILAPTGTGKTLTAFLWELNNLIVDGSVEPLANAVHILYISPLKALNNDIQRNLERPLTELKQRFATAGESFPEIRVAVRTGDTPASARARMIRKSPHVLITTPESLHIMLTTVRGRGMFSAVRAVIVDEIHAIAGTKRGVHLALTLERLERLCEQSPQRIGLSATQRPLDEIARFLGGCRDGRFRPVTIVDCGLVKRTEIIVESPVEDLGHVPGGTIWPSVAPLVLRYMRSARTTIVFVNNRAQAEKMAARVNALAGEELALPYHGSLSRERRFLLEGALKAGKLKALVSTSSLELGIDIGSVDLVLQLQSPKRVSTALQRVGRAGHTLEAVSRGVFVPTFRDDAAETLAIMRGMRSGDVEPTRVVQNALDVLAQGVVAAVAIDDDWTSKDLFELVRQAYPYHALTRAAFDEVLAMLAGKYPSDVAGELEARMVWDRTNDRLTPLRSARLVAVVNGGTIPDRGLYAVNLPDRTRLGELDEEFVHETRIGDVFQLGSSTWRVNAIEHDRVIVTPAPGAPARMPFWHGEYAARSAHLAPRVGVLRRRLDEARTEADTAEIAKEYECDLATAQSLVEYVHQQRHATGVVPDDKLLVVEHFRDETNAVRIVLHAPFGGRVNAPWGMVLAARVRDALHRNGARRTSRTDVQVQTTDDGIMLRLPDLNGPVPLDALRLLTPGDAERCVLEEIGDSSLFGARFRMNAARALLLPRGNPRRRMPLWLQRLKAQDLLQTVREFPSFPILVETYRDVLQDAFDMPALAEVLRALQSGAIEMRDVETAVPSPFAATLQFGFVMDWMYADDTPRAEQRAAMLSLDRGLLDELLGTDGLAADEGTLRSLEELLAVRRGTALTRRARTADELAILLDRAGDLTIAELRERIVTEGVMGEPIRELLESGRAVGLAIPLGNGWTQQRIILTDAYPRYVASFGEAAMIMVGAGPELAETPATVAIPESLRRATVTRGAARRELLARFVALNGPLSIEDVRQRYDLEVETVARQLDEWTAAGKLVRGNFAIGEGQPPAQRWVSRRLLEQARRRELATARRQVEAVGIEAFAHFLQRWQHLEPASQLDGADGTSAVIRQMYGIARPADAWEREYLRQRVNGYDAEAISRLFAAGEAVWVGGSATTASDESATLAQLRFVRRGSGRAWLVEPVDGGPTLTENAERLYQALRTEGASFFDDLVRSTQLGGRATRDGLKELVGAGLVTNDTMESLRHVVRWRPFLSARIRRQPDPTRWLPADFSPSANRPVVQRRPNLRRLPKWRPPTEGRPDPGSATWPGRWALLRTSGILGVSDDESVLAEVVARQWLDRYGVVTRDWWKRERPTVSWRAIYRELKRLEFRGDVRRGYFVRGLAGAQFALPAAVELLRTSGKASANAEEASSASPIVIMASSDPANPYTLPGTAVAESRSLELARRRSRGALLATRAGEVLLVAEARGRRLTIKSGASLADVTDAARALVRRLAETSDGRRDPMIETVDGVPAAGSAYAAAFTTAGFRASSGGFRYYAPPR; the protein is encoded by the coding sequence ATGCCGAAGCGCCCGCTGGTGTCGCCCGTTCTCGAGCCTTTCCATCCTCTCGTTAGAGAGTGGTTTCGCGAGACCCTCGGCGCGCCTAGCGCGCCGCAGGAGCAGGGCTGGCCGGCAATTGCGAGCGGTGAGCATACGCTCATTCTCGCACCGACCGGGACGGGCAAGACGCTCACCGCGTTCCTCTGGGAACTAAACAACCTCATTGTCGACGGGAGTGTCGAGCCGCTCGCGAACGCCGTTCACATTCTCTACATCTCGCCGCTCAAGGCGCTCAACAACGACATCCAGCGCAACCTCGAGCGGCCGCTGACTGAGCTGAAGCAACGGTTCGCCACCGCGGGTGAGTCCTTCCCCGAGATTCGCGTTGCGGTACGCACCGGCGACACGCCCGCGTCTGCGCGTGCGCGCATGATCCGGAAGTCGCCTCATGTACTGATCACGACGCCCGAGTCCCTGCACATAATGCTGACGACGGTGCGCGGGCGAGGGATGTTCTCGGCAGTTCGGGCGGTGATCGTGGACGAGATCCACGCCATCGCCGGTACAAAGCGCGGCGTTCACCTCGCGCTCACGCTCGAGCGACTCGAGCGGCTGTGCGAGCAGAGTCCTCAACGAATCGGTCTCTCCGCTACGCAACGGCCACTCGACGAGATCGCGCGCTTCCTCGGCGGTTGCCGCGACGGCCGGTTCCGTCCCGTCACGATCGTCGACTGCGGACTCGTGAAGCGCACCGAGATCATCGTCGAATCGCCGGTCGAGGATCTGGGACATGTTCCGGGCGGCACCATCTGGCCCTCAGTTGCACCGCTCGTGCTGCGCTACATGCGTAGCGCGCGCACAACCATCGTTTTCGTCAACAATCGCGCTCAGGCGGAGAAGATGGCCGCGCGCGTCAATGCGCTCGCTGGCGAGGAGCTCGCACTACCATATCACGGCTCACTCTCGCGCGAGCGGCGCTTTCTACTCGAAGGAGCGCTCAAGGCCGGTAAGCTCAAGGCGCTCGTAAGCACGAGCTCACTCGAGCTTGGCATCGACATCGGCTCAGTCGATCTCGTTCTGCAATTGCAGAGTCCTAAGCGCGTCTCGACGGCGTTGCAGCGTGTGGGCCGGGCCGGACATACGCTGGAGGCAGTGAGTCGCGGCGTTTTCGTGCCAACATTTCGCGATGATGCCGCCGAGACGCTGGCGATAATGCGAGGGATGAGGAGCGGCGACGTCGAGCCAACGCGCGTCGTGCAGAATGCTCTCGACGTACTTGCGCAGGGCGTGGTTGCCGCCGTCGCGATCGACGACGACTGGACGAGCAAGGATCTCTTCGAGCTCGTCAGGCAGGCGTACCCATATCACGCCCTCACTCGCGCCGCATTCGACGAGGTGCTGGCAATGCTCGCGGGCAAGTATCCGTCCGACGTCGCGGGGGAACTCGAGGCGCGCATGGTCTGGGATCGAACGAATGACCGCCTAACGCCGCTCCGGAGCGCGCGACTCGTCGCGGTCGTCAATGGTGGTACCATCCCCGACCGTGGACTATACGCGGTGAATCTTCCCGACCGCACCCGGCTCGGGGAGCTCGACGAGGAGTTCGTGCACGAGACGCGAATCGGCGATGTCTTTCAGCTCGGCTCGTCGACTTGGCGGGTCAACGCGATCGAGCACGATCGTGTCATCGTCACACCGGCACCCGGCGCGCCCGCGCGAATGCCTTTCTGGCATGGAGAATACGCGGCGCGCTCGGCGCACCTCGCACCGCGTGTCGGTGTCTTGCGACGGCGACTCGACGAGGCACGGACAGAAGCAGACACCGCCGAGATCGCAAAGGAGTACGAGTGTGATCTTGCGACTGCTCAGTCGCTAGTCGAATACGTCCACCAGCAGCGCCACGCCACCGGTGTGGTGCCTGACGACAAGCTTCTCGTCGTCGAACACTTTCGGGACGAGACGAACGCGGTGCGCATCGTCCTTCACGCGCCGTTCGGCGGACGTGTCAACGCACCCTGGGGAATGGTACTCGCCGCTCGTGTGCGTGACGCGCTCCATCGCAATGGCGCACGACGCACCTCGCGTACGGACGTCCAGGTTCAGACGACCGACGACGGGATCATGCTCCGCCTCCCCGATCTCAACGGTCCCGTTCCGCTGGATGCCTTGCGCCTTCTCACGCCTGGGGACGCGGAGCGCTGCGTCCTCGAGGAAATCGGAGATTCTTCGCTGTTCGGAGCGCGCTTTCGCATGAATGCCGCCCGCGCATTGCTGCTGCCGCGCGGCAATCCGCGCCGGCGCATGCCGCTCTGGCTCCAGCGACTCAAGGCGCAGGATCTGCTGCAGACAGTGCGCGAATTTCCGTCCTTTCCGATCCTCGTGGAGACGTATCGCGACGTGCTGCAGGACGCATTCGACATGCCGGCGCTCGCGGAGGTGCTGCGCGCGCTGCAGTCGGGCGCCATCGAGATGCGCGACGTCGAGACGGCAGTCCCGTCGCCGTTCGCGGCGACGTTGCAGTTCGGCTTCGTGATGGATTGGATGTACGCGGACGACACGCCGCGCGCCGAGCAGCGCGCCGCGATGTTATCGCTCGATCGAGGGCTGCTCGACGAACTTCTGGGCACCGATGGTCTTGCGGCGGACGAAGGCACGCTCCGCTCGCTCGAGGAACTCCTCGCCGTTCGCCGCGGGACGGCGTTGACGCGTCGCGCGCGGACGGCCGACGAGCTCGCGATTCTCCTCGATCGCGCTGGCGACCTCACTATCGCGGAGTTGCGCGAACGGATCGTGACGGAAGGAGTGATGGGTGAACCGATCCGCGAGCTGCTCGAGAGCGGAAGAGCGGTGGGCTTGGCAATCCCGTTAGGCAACGGCTGGACGCAACAACGGATCATTCTCACGGATGCCTACCCGCGCTACGTGGCTTCCTTCGGAGAAGCGGCGATGATCATGGTGGGGGCGGGGCCGGAGCTCGCGGAGACGCCAGCAACGGTTGCCATCCCGGAGTCACTGCGCCGCGCCACCGTAACCCGCGGTGCCGCGCGACGCGAGCTCCTCGCTCGATTTGTCGCGCTCAATGGCCCTCTCTCCATCGAAGACGTCCGGCAGCGCTACGATCTCGAGGTCGAAACTGTTGCTCGACAGCTGGACGAGTGGACTGCTGCCGGCAAGCTGGTACGCGGCAATTTTGCGATCGGCGAAGGCCAACCGCCGGCGCAGCGATGGGTCTCGCGTCGTCTGCTCGAGCAGGCACGTCGTCGGGAGCTCGCCACCGCCAGACGACAGGTCGAAGCCGTCGGCATCGAAGCCTTCGCGCATTTTCTGCAGCGCTGGCAGCACCTGGAACCCGCGTCCCAGCTGGACGGCGCAGACGGCACGAGTGCGGTGATTCGCCAGATGTACGGCATCGCGCGACCGGCGGATGCGTGGGAGCGCGAGTACCTGCGCCAACGCGTGAATGGATACGACGCTGAGGCAATCTCGCGGCTCTTTGCCGCTGGTGAGGCCGTGTGGGTGGGCGGCTCCGCCACCACCGCGAGTGACGAGAGCGCGACGCTCGCCCAGCTCCGGTTCGTTAGGCGTGGAAGCGGGCGCGCGTGGCTCGTGGAGCCGGTAGATGGCGGGCCAACGCTGACCGAAAACGCCGAGCGGCTATATCAGGCGCTCCGGACCGAAGGAGCATCGTTCTTCGATGACCTCGTGCGTTCGACGCAGCTCGGAGGGCGGGCCACGCGCGACGGCCTCAAGGAACTCGTCGGCGCGGGACTCGTCACGAACGATACGATGGAATCCCTGCGTCACGTCGTGCGCTGGCGGCCCTTCCTATCGGCGCGCATTCGCAGGCAACCCGATCCGACACGTTGGCTTCCGGCGGATTTCTCACCTTCGGCGAACCGACCGGTGGTGCAGCGGCGCCCGAACCTGCGGCGTCTCCCGAAGTGGAGGCCGCCGACTGAGGGGCGACCGGATCCGGGCTCCGCAACGTGGCCTGGCCGCTGGGCACTCCTACGAACAAGCGGAATTCTTGGGGTATCCGACGACGAGAGCGTTCTCGCCGAAGTCGTCGCGCGGCAATGGCTCGACCGCTATGGGGTCGTGACGCGTGACTGGTGGAAGCGGGAGCGACCGACCGTTTCGTGGCGCGCCATCTATCGGGAGCTCAAGCGACTCGAATTTCGCGGTGACGTGCGGCGAGGGTACTTCGTGCGCGGCCTGGCCGGTGCTCAATTCGCGCTGCCAGCGGCCGTCGAGCTGCTGCGTACCAGTGGAAAGGCGAGCGCGAACGCCGAGGAGGCGAGCAGCGCGTCGCCGATCGTGATAATGGCCTCGAGTGATCCTGCGAACCCGTACACGCTGCCTGGCACCGCCGTTGCCGAAAGTCGCTCGCTGGAGTTGGCACGGCGACGGAGCAGAGGGGCATTGCTCGCGACGCGCGCCGGTGAGGTACTTCTCGTCGCCGAAGCGCGAGGGCGCCGCCTAACGATCAAGTCCGGCGCGAGCCTCGCCGATGT